Proteins encoded by one window of Nicotiana tabacum cultivar K326 chromosome 10, ASM71507v2, whole genome shotgun sequence:
- the LOC107765784 gene encoding rop guanine nucleotide exchange factor 7-like, with protein MEKEVSLQFQPQLKHFIPINTCTKSKNHTPGPFSAFKFQVCKSFKNLYQKAKVSKGFGSKRFEFDEVVVMTNNSVYCASPGFVLDDKMDVLSDKNDGIEGNVDSFEVNDSKVECLVYEEEGGESSLSSEFLISEGTVNDEHVSSEDSCSPPSIVWHIKKNEEQHCANSDESEEVEKPQVDNRKLAKQGSSLSEVEMMKERFSKLLLGEDMSGCGNGVCTALVISNAITNLCATLFGQIWRLEPLPTEKRLMWRREMEWLLCVSNYIVELTPSWQTFPDGSKLEVMTSRPRLDLYVNLPALRKLDNMLLEILDSFRNNEFWYVDQGILGEDADGSSSFRNPLPRQEEKWWLPVPRVPIDGLSENAKKQLQHKRDCTNQILKAAMAINSNTLAEMEVPESYLENLPKNGKASLGDLIHRYITSDQFSPECMLECLDLSSEHQALEIANRVEASIYVWRRRTHPKSSNSMLRSNSKSSWDMVKDLVSDVDKRELLADRAESLLLCLKQRFPGLPQTTLDMSKIQYNKDVGKSILESYSRVLESLAFNIVARIDDLIYVDDLTKHSDQFVPISKVGIIAHKSIGTPLSRHVSGSQIKAPFTTPIFSPSQHISPAKGDRSQFSQFGFGVKKMLTDYWSVSDSKGKDFSDELKRSDSFSSTAQEVSATASVGSSECSREIVSPLTHDSPGEQ; from the exons ATGGAGAAAGAGGTTTCTCTGCAATTTCAGCCACAGCTCAAGCATTTTATTCCTATAAACACTTGTACAAAATCCAAGAATCATACCCCTGGCCCTTTTTCAGCATTCAAATTCCAAGTTTGTAAATCTTTCAAGAATCTGTATCAAAAAGCAAAAGTGTCAAAAGGTTTTGGCAGTAAAAGGTTTGAATTTGATGAGGTTGTAGTAATGACAAACAACTCGGTTTATTGTGCTTCTCCTGGTTTTGTTCTTGATGATAAAATGGATGTTTTGAGTGACAAGAATGATGGAATAGAAGGGAATGTTGATAGTTTTGAGGTGAATGACAGTAAAGTTGAGTGTTTAGTGTATGAAGAGGAAGGAGGAGAGAGCAGTTTAAGTTCTGAATTCTTGATTTCTGAGGGAACTGTGAATGATGAACATGTTAGCTCTGAGGATTCATGTTCACCACCTTCAATTGTTTGGCATATTAAGAAGAATGAGGAGCAGCATTGTGCCAATTCTGATGAGTCTGAAGAAGTAGAGAAACCACAAGTGGATAATAGGAAGTTAGCAAAACAAGGGTCTAGTTTATCAG AGGTTGAGATGATGAAGGAAAGATTTTCAAAGTTGCTGTTGGGTGAAGACATGTCAGGTTGTGGAAATGGGGTTTGCACAGCACTTGTAATTTCAAATGCTATAACTAATTTATGTG CTACACTTTTTGGGCAAATTTGGAGATTGGAACCTTTACCTACTGAGAAGAGGTTAATGTGGAGAAGAGAAATGGAATGGCTTCTATGTGTTAGTAATTACATTGTAGAACTTACACCCTCTTGGCAGACATTTCCAGATGGCTCTAAGCTTGAG GTAATGACTTCTAGGCCGCGGTTGGACCTTTATGTCAACCTTCCAGCACTCCGAAAACTAGACAATATGTTACTT GAGATTTTAGACAGTTTCAGAAACAATGAATTCTGGTATGTTGACCAGGGGATCTTAGGGGAAGACGCTGATGGATCGTCCTCTTTTCGAAATCCTCTCCCTCGTCAAGAGGAGAAATGGTGGCTTCCTGTTCCTAGGGTCCCCATCGATGGTCTCAGCGAAAATGCAAAAAAGCAGTTGCAGCACAAACGCGACTGCACAAACCAAATCTTAAAAGCTGCTATGGCAATCAACAGCAACACCTTAGCTGAAATGGAGGTTCCTGAATCATATCTTGAAAATCTTCCTAAG AATGGAAAAGCTAGCTTAGGTGATCTTATCCATCGATATATCACCTCAGATCAATTTTCACCTGAATGTATGCTCGAATGCCTTGATTTGTCTTCTGAGCATCAAGCATTGGAAATAGCAAACCGAGTGGAGGCCTCAATTTACGTGTGGCGGAGAAGAACTCACCCAAAATCCTCAAATAGTATGCTCCGATCCAATTCAAAGTCTTCGTGGGATATGGTTAAAGATTTAGTGAGTGATGTTGATAAGAGGGAGCTGCTCGCCGATAGAGCTGAAAGCCTTTTGCTTTGCTTAAAACAACGGTTTCCTGGTCTTCCTCAGACCACCTTAGACATGAGCAAGATCCAATATAACAAG GATGTTGGGAAATCAATATTGGAGAGCTACTCAAGAGTGCTTGAGAGCCTGGCATTCAATATTGTGGCTCGTATCGATGACCTTATTTACGTGGATGATTTGACAAAGCACTCGGATCAATTTGTTCCAATCTCCAAAGTAGGCATCATTGCTCATAAAAGCATTGGAACTCCACTCTCGCGACACGTCTCAGGTAGTCAGATCAAAGCACCTTTCACTACACCAATCTTCTCGCCTTCTCAGCATATTAGTCCAGCAAAGGGAGACAGATCACAGTTTTCTCAGTTTGGTTTTGGTGTGAAAAAGATGTTGACTGACTATTGGAGTGTTAGTGATTCTAAAGGGAAGGACTTCAGCGATGAACTTAAGAGATCAGATTCATTTTCGAGCACAGCTCAAGAAGTTTCAGCAACAGCATCAGTAGGCTCCTCTGAGTGTTCGAGAGAAATTGTCAGCCCATTGACACATGACTCACCTGGAGAACAGTAA